A window from Mya arenaria isolate MELC-2E11 chromosome 9, ASM2691426v1 encodes these proteins:
- the LOC128203035 gene encoding L-rhamnose-binding lectin ELEL-1-like, with protein sequence MYTVAVFLFAVCAVLAVSSVSGDAILCEGSKGYIQCPPGQKIAVYNAYYGRTHNGSICPHAATSDQNCRASGSFNKIKNACHNEQRCYLAANNGVYGDPCRGTYKYIEVKFSCVQA encoded by the exons atgtACACAGTTGCTGTATTTCTGTTTGCCGTGTGTGCAGTTCTGGCTGTGAGCTCAG TTTCGGGAGATGCGATTTTATGCGAGGGTTCGAAAGGTTACATCCAGTGTCCTCCTGGCCAGAAGATAGCAGTTTATAACGCTTACTACGGAAGAACACACAATGGAAGTATCTGTCCCCATGCCGCCACTTCCGACCAGAATTGCCGCGCATCTGGCTCCTTCAACAAAATCAAGAATGCTTGCCACAATgaacag CGATGCTACTTGGCGGCAAATAATGGAGTGTATGGAGATCCCTGCCGTGGAACGTACAAATACATTGAAGTGAAGTTCTCATGTGTGCAGGCATAA
- the LOC128245739 gene encoding D-galactoside-specific lectin-like produces the protein FTTPVSGDAIYCEESTGHIRCPAGQKNAVYNAYYGRTHNGTICPHSLTSNQTCHATGSLDKIQSACQNQQQCYLAANYAVYGDPCRGTFKYIEVKFVCL, from the exons TTTACCACACCAGTGTCGGGAGATGCTATTTACTGCGAAGAATCGACAGGTCACATCCGGTGTCCCGCTGGCCAGAAGAACGCAGTTTATAATGCTTATTACGGAAGGACACATAACGGAACAATCTGTCCCCATTCCCTCACCTCCAACCAGACATGCCACGCAACTGGCTCCCTCGACAAGATCCAGAGTGCTTGCCAGAATCAACAG CAATGTTACTTGGCGGCAAACTATGCAGTGTACGGAGATCCCTGCAGAGGAACGTTCAAATACATTGAAGTGAAGTTTGTTTGTCTGTAG
- the LOC128203036 gene encoding L-rhamnose-binding lectin ELEL-1-like, which produces MYTVAVFLFAVCAVLAVSSVSGDAILCEGSKGYIQCPPGQKIAVYNAYYGRTHNGSICPHAVTSDQNCRASGSFNKIKNACHNEQRCYLAANNGVYGDPCRGTYKYIEVKFSCVQA; this is translated from the exons ATGTACACAGTTGCTGTATTTCTGTTTGCCGTATGTGCAGTTCTAGCTGTGAGCTCAG TTTCGGGAGATGCGATTTTATGCGAGGGTTCGAAAGGTTACATCCAGTGTCCTCCTGGCCAGAAGATAGCAGTTTATAACGCTTACTACGGAAGAACACACAATGGAAGTATCTGTCCCCATGCCGTCACTTCCGACCAGAATTGCCGCGCATCTGGCTCCTTCAACAAAATCAAGAATGCTTGCCACAATgaacag CGATGCTACTTGGCGGCAAACAATGGAGTGTATGGAGATCCCTGCCGTGGAACGTACAAATACATTGAAGTGAAGTTCTCATGTGTGCAGGCATAA
- the LOC128203085 gene encoding L-rhamnose-binding lectin ELEL-1-like yields the protein MYTVAVFLFAVCAVLAVSSVSGDAILCEGSKGYIQCPPGQKIAVYNAYYGRTHNGSICPHAVTSDQNCRASGSFNKIKNACHNKQRCYLAANNGVYGDPCRGTYKYIEVKFSCVQA from the exons atGTACACAGTTGCTGTATTTCTGTTTGCCGTGTGTGCAGTTCTGGCTGTGAGCTCAG TTTCGGGAGATGCGATTTTATGCGAGGGTTCGAAAGGTTACATCCAGTGTCCTCCTGGCCAGAAGATAGCAGTTTATAACGCTTACTACGGAAGAACACACAATGGAAGTATCTGTCCCCATGCCGTCACTTCCGACCAGAATTGCCGCGCATCTGGCTCCTTCAACAAAATCAAGAATGCTTGCCACAATaaacag CGATGCTACTTGGCGGCAAATAATGGAGTGTATGGAGATCCATGCCGTGGAACGTACAAATACATTGAAGTGAAGTTCTCATGTGTGCAGGCATAA
- the LOC128245740 gene encoding D-galactoside-specific lectin-like, producing the protein YLFTTPVSGDAIYCEGSTGHIRCPAGQKIAVYNAYYGRTHNGTICPHSLTSNQTCRATGSLDKIQSACQNQQQCYLAANYVVYGDPCRGTFKYIEVKFVCL; encoded by the exons TATCTGTTTACCACACCAGTGTCGGGAGATGCTATTTACTGCGAAGGATCGACAGGTCACATCCGGTGTCCCGCTGGCCAGAAGATAGCAGTTTATAATGCTTATTACGGAAGGACACATAACGGAACAATCTGTCCCCATTCCCTCACCTCCAACCAGACATGCCGCGCAACTGGCTCCCTCGACAAGATCCAGAGTGCTTGCCAGAATCAACAG CAATGTTACTTGGCGGCAAACTATGTAGTGTACGGAGATCCCTGCAGAGGAACGTTCAAATACATTGAAGTGAAGTTTGTTTGTCTGTAG